TTAAGTGTCACTAAGACCGGAAGGGAAGGAAGTAACCATGCCATAATTTGATTTCTTCATTTTCTGAAAAGGACTTAACTTTTGGTATAATAATGGAAGATGGACAAATTCAATTTCTACtgaacaatatttttattttggggaaattttatattcataaatgtaattgtCAAAgccattttctgtttttcaaaaataattttggaTTTTCTTTCATCTATAAGAATTGTAAAATTGAAAAGTTGAAGTAGACTACTTGGTTTATTGAAGAATTTTAAACTATTAGAAAGACCCTGATGtctaatattataattattattattattttcatttttatttatgtttccTTTCTATTGAGTTGTGGTCTGTTCTTTAGTTATTTTATGTGGTTTTGTACTGCCTTTTTGTAATTGTGTTTTCatgcaataaaaaatgttcaccGGCGCCATCTTATGCACCAAGTCCatacagtaggtggcggtaatacGTCTAAGGAGTGAGCGGCCATTAACCAGACGAAGAAGAAGCATCGCCGCTCTGACATCATCAGTAGTTTCTTCGCTTGTTCGGTCATCGCGTTTGTTGTGTCTTCTGAGGTGAGTTCagcctttaagatattttgcatatttccacatatataaaatacattttagacAGTTTATATAAGCAGCATTTACAAGGTTATTTCTGAAGTGTTTTCATCGGATAAAACACCATGTATGCGTCTTTTCTGGCGTCGGTAGACTAGTTCAACACGAAACAAAGATCTGAGGAAAATGTTCAACTCGTTCAGACATGGACGGTTggttttgtgtcatttttaacTTTGTTTTTACAGCGataatgttaatgttattgAATGTGATGTTATCTCAAACGTTAAGTTCTGATCTGTGAGGGAAACCCTTTTTAAGTTGTCCATTAAGGCCTATAATGTGCTGTAACAGAAACCTTAAGAAAATTGCCTTGTTTATCCACTACATAGGCTATGAGGTAAGCAACAATGCTTAAATTAAATTTCCAACCAaccatatttaatttaattaagagTTAATGACGTTTCAGCGCTCTGTCACCTCTGTAATGTAGATGGTTTATATcagttatatataaatacaaataacttGAAACTTTATATACaaagttaaataatgtttatggtTCGGATCAACAGTTCATCTCACTTTGCTCTGAACAACCATCATAATGCATTACTGACACTTCAAAattaaatcacatgactttgctTCTTATATTGCTGTGATCTGTTTCAGGCTTACCATATATCAGACCATATCCAATGattgcaataatctttgtgctttggtAGTTTTATTAAGAAAAAAGGTCTCAAGTTTTAAATTCAGTTGATTTTATAGCAAAATTCCAACAATAGATGGACACTGCGttttaaattattatgcaagtgacatatcagtaagatttcagtacaataaacattcagattttagtttttccaaGAAAAtgattgtttgtttatttatccatgtctttttagataaaagACCTTAATAAGCCTATTATCTGACAGAGTTCTGTTGTGCTCTGAATCACTTAAAAATCtcttcgataatctccattcagttttcagacaatattagttgttttcatgccttttgcacaatattgcatgcttttcatcttcagaaagatctttcttcctcctgGCAAATTATGTCTGAGTTTGacaccagttatctaaaaagacatggataaataaacaaataaacattttcttagaaaaactaaaatctgaatgtttactgttctgaaatcttactgatatgtcacttgcataaaaATTTGGAACGAGGTTTATATAGACAATTGTATAGACTGACATTTTTCTATGAGGATGAATACAGTTACTTatgaatatataaacatattgtTCAATATATTGGTATTAAATGCATTCTCTGAGTTTTGACCGCAAATGTCACATTCAAACTGCTTAATGGGTCATGAATTTCTAATTTTCCATGAGATTTTCACAGTTACGTGTATTGATCATCATAAAAGTcaatgttagtttttttttttctattattattttgttttaatgtattttttacattaaatttttATTTGCAACGTCTGGGTTTAAATTTGTCTGTGTCAACATCATCGGATTTGATGTTTTCTCATACTATAGTATGGTGATGACTCATCGGTATCTTATAATTATTTACAAGACTATGTCCATATCCTAAGAGAAGATGCGTCACTTAATCCATGACAGTGCATGCTTAATTATTCATGACTGCACACTTCAAACAGTGAGATTGCATTCAATAAATGAGAGATGCATTGATGGGTCAAAAATTCCCACAATATACGCCGCCAACAATATACATCATTTGTGGAAATCACTTaatgaaaatgcattaaaattattttaatttcatttcaggCCTGATGGAAcagagtgaagtggaggagaatCATCATGTCACAACTGAAGAAAGAGATGAGAAATGTTTCATCTGCGGTCAGTGTGGAAATAGTTTCACATATAAACAGTGTCTCGAGGATCAGATGAAGATCCACACTGAAGAGAAACCGTTCACATgcgatcagtgtgggaagagtttcacagaACAAGAAACCCTTGAGGATTACATGATCCAAACAGGAGAAAAACTACTTgaatgtgatcaatgtggcaAAACATTTGTGTGGGCTTCAGCACTGAAGATCCACCTGAAAGTTCATTCACAGGAGAAACCACTTTCATGTtctttgtgtggaaagagtttaaAACACAAACAGAGTCTCAAGGTTCACAtgatgatccacactggagagaaatcattcacatgtgatcagtgtgggaagagttttagACAATCAAACAACTTTAAGgaacacatgaggatccacactggagaaaagccatacgaatgtgatcaatgtggaaaAACATTTTCGAGGGCTACAGGCCTAAACTCCCACCTGAACGTTCATTTACAGGAGaaaccacattcatgttctttgtgtggaaagagtttttcactgctgCGGCATTTGAAAGAACATCAGAATAGACATACTGGTCAAAGAGATCATAAGTGCTTggagtgtgggaagagttttatTAGAGCTGTAGATCTGAAAATTCACTGGAGgtctcacactggagagaaaccttacaagtgttcacactgtgacaagagattcagacGATCagaacatctgaaaacacacgtgaggatccacactggagagaaaccttacacttgtgatcagtgtgggaagagtttcactcaaataTCTTCTCTACTCAGTCACAAAAAATACAATCACAGTAAGTAGTTCATCTTCAGATCTAGCAACTAAAAAGTGCAAAGCTGCATCATAATACAGTTGAATAATAAAATCTCTTCTATATAAATCTGTCCTAACCAGCTGCAACGAGCAACAGGAAAAAGAAGCATCTAAATTTGTCACAGTGAATAAAGTTCATCTTCAAGACCAGAAGTTTCAACTGTGAGATTCAGATTGACTCAAAGATGGACAGTATctagatgttttatttttgcatatcATTTTGCTTCATGGTATAAATGATATCATGCGTTATTATGAGTTAAATACTATGttaaatttttataatgcatatgTATCACTTGTAGTTTGTTTATACTTTTATGAAGGAAAATGGAAGTTTTTCTTAAATTAAACtagttatttttagttttctttcctcatttgtttacactttgtatttatttcaccAGGTAACTTTTACTGTCCATTTTTTGTCTACTTACTCTT
This genomic stretch from Megalobrama amblycephala isolate DHTTF-2021 linkage group LG2, ASM1881202v1, whole genome shotgun sequence harbors:
- the LOC125263106 gene encoding gastrula zinc finger protein XlCGF7.1-like, yielding MEQSEVEENHHVTTEERDEKCFICGQCGNSFTYKQCLEDQMKIHTEEKPFTCDQCGKSFTEQETLEDYMIQTGEKLLECDQCGKTFVWASALKIHLKVHSQEKPLSCSLCGKSLKHKQSLKVHMMIHTGEKSFTCDQCGKSFRQSNNFKEHMRIHTGEKPYECDQCGKTFSRATGLNSHLNVHLQEKPHSCSLCGKSFSLLRHLKEHQNRHTGQRDHKCLECGKSFIRAVDLKIHWRSHTGEKPYKCSHCDKRFRRSEHLKTHVRIHTGEKPYTCDQCGKSFTQISSLLSHKKYNHTATSNRKKKHLNLSQ